In Gemmobacter sp., the sequence GGCCAGCGACGCCAGCGAGGTCAGCACCGCGCCCCAGACCGGAATGTCCAGCACATTGGCATCGACCAGATAGAATTCGGCGCCCAGGTAATACACCAGCGCCAGCAGGGCAAAGCCCGACAGCCAGGTCGCATAGCTTTCCCATTTGAACCAGGTCAGGTGTTCGGGCATGGCGGCCGGGGCCACCAGATATTTGCGGATATGGTAGAACCCGCCACCATGCACCTGCCATTCCTCGCCATGGGCGCCTTCGGGCAGGTCGGGTGCCTTGCGCAGGCCCAGATCCAGCGCGATGAAATAAAAGCTCGACCCGATCCAGGCGATGGCGGTGATCACATGCAGCCAGCGCACCGCGAATTCCGCCCAGGCGCCGAAAACGTATAGGTCGTACATCACCCGCATCTCCGCTGTTTGCCGCAGGCTATACCGGCGCGCATCTTTCTGTTAGCACAGGCAATCGCCAAGCAGTTTCAAGCCAGCACGAAAAATGCCCGACGTCTGCCCATGTCGTATGTGAACAATATCCGCATGTTCGTGCGTGTCTACGAATTGGGCAGCATGAGCGCGGCCGCCCGCGATCAGCGCACCTCGCCGGCGGTGGCATCGGCGCGAATCTCGGAGCTGGAAAAGCACCTTGGCGTGCGGCTGTTCAACCGCACCACCCGCAGCCTGCAACCGACCGAGAATGGTCGCCTGTTCTATGACGGCGCCCGCAAGGTGCTGGAGGCGATCGACGAGGCCGAGGCGGCAGTGGTCGATGCCGCGCAGAACCCGCGCGGCACGCTGTATGTGGCGGCGCCGCTGGGGGTGGGGCGGCGGCTGATCGCGCCCCTGGTGCCGGTGTTCAAGGACGAATGGCCGCTGATCGACCTGCGCTTGCGCTTGTCCGACCGTTCCATCGACGTGACGGCCGAAGGGCTGGACGTGGCCTTTCACCTTGGGATCCTGGAGGATTCCAACCTCAAGGTCCGGGTGATCGCCGACTGCCCGCGCCTGCTGTGCGCGGCGCCGGACTATATCGCCCGGCGGGGCATGCCCGCCGATGGCGCGGCGCTGGTGCGCGACCGGCATGATTGCCTGAACCTGCGCTTTCCCGGGGCACGGGAATTCCAGTGGGCGCTGGTCACGCCCGAAGGCCCGCAACGCTTTGAAATCGGCGGGCCCTTCGAATCGGATGATGGCGATGTGCTGACCGGCTGGGCGCTGTCGGGGCGGGGGATCGTGCTGA encodes:
- a CDS encoding LysR family transcriptional regulator, coding for MSYVNNIRMFVRVYELGSMSAAARDQRTSPAVASARISELEKHLGVRLFNRTTRSLQPTENGRLFYDGARKVLEAIDEAEAAVVDAAQNPRGTLYVAAPLGVGRRLIAPLVPVFKDEWPLIDLRLRLSDRSIDVTAEGLDVAFHLGILEDSNLKVRVIADCPRLLCAAPDYIARRGMPADGAALVRDRHDCLNLRFPGAREFQWALVTPEGPQRFEIGGPFESDDGDVLTGWALSGRGIVLKPLFEVADHLRSGALVPVATATPPLPVQLSALMPHRRLKDPKTRLLVDFMASRIKAELQAKVEGI